From a single Raphanus sativus cultivar WK10039 chromosome 3, ASM80110v3, whole genome shotgun sequence genomic region:
- the LOC108847518 gene encoding probable pre-mRNA-splicing factor ATP-dependent RNA helicase DEAH3 isoform X1 translates to MGTERKRKVSLFDVMEDPSLSAKNNKSNVLGATSGSAAANLINKWNGKPYSQRYYDILEKRRDLPVWLQKDEFLRTLQSNQTLILVGETGSGKTTQIPQFVLDAVEAGKTDKHKKWLVGCTQPRRVAAMSVSRRVADEMDVTIGEEVGYSIRFEDCSGPRTMLKYLTDGMLLREAMADPLLERYKVIILDEAHERTLATDVLFGLLKEVLRNRPDLKLVVMSATLEAEKFQEYFSGAPLMKVPGRLHPVEIFYTQEPERDYLEAAIRTVVQIHMSEPPGDVLVFLTGEEEIEDACRKINKEVGNLGDQVGPVKVVPLYSTLPPAMQQKIFDPAPEPVTEGGPAGRKIVVSTNIAETSLTIDGIVYVIDPGFAKQKVYNPRIRVESLLVSPISKASAHQRSGRAGRTRPGKCFRLYTEKSFNDDLQPQTYPEILRSNLANTVLTLKKLGIDDLVHFDFMDPPAPETLMRALEVLNYLGALDDEGNLTRTGEIMSEFPLDPQMSKMLIVSPEFNCSNEILSVSAMLSVPNCFVRPREAQKAADEAKSKFGHIDGDHLTLLNVYHAYKQNNEDPNWCFENFVNNRAMKSADNVRQQLVRIMSRFNLKMCSTDFNSRDYYVNIRKAMLSGYFMQVAHLERTGHYLTVKDNQVVHLHPSNCLDHKPEWVIYNEYVLTTRNFIRTVTDIRGDWLVDVAPHYYDLSNFPNCEAKRVLEKLYKKRERVKDESKSRR, encoded by the exons ATGGGTACGGAGAGGAAGCGGAAGGTTAGTTTGTTCGATGTTATGGAAGATCCATCTCTTTCGGCGAAGAACAACAAATCCAACGTTCTCGGAGCTACGTCGGGGTCGGCGGCGGCTAATCTGATCAACAAATGGAACGGGAAGCCTTACTCGCAGAGGTACTACGATATTCTCGAGAAGAGGAGAGATCTTCCCGTTTGGCTGCAGAAAGATGAGTTTCTCCGTACGTTGCAATCTAACCAGACGCTCATCCTCGTCGGTGAGACTGGGAGTGGTAAAACTACTCAG ATTCCACAGTTTGTTTTAGATGCGGTGGAGGCTGGGAAGACAGATAAGCACAAGAAATGGTTAGTTGGCTGCACTCAGCCTCGTAGAGTCGCTGCTATGTCTGTGTCTCGTCGTGTTGCTGATGAAATGGATGTCACCATTGGAGAGGAAGTCGGTTACAGCATCCGTTTTGAGGACTGTAGTGGCCCTCGTACTATGCTCAA ATATTTGACTGATGGTATGCTGTTGAGAGAGGCAATGGCTGACCCACTTCTAGAGAGATACAAAGTTATTATTCTCGACGAAGCTCACGAAAGAACTTTGGCTACTGATGTGCTTTTTGGTCTCCTGAAAGAGGTTCTGAGGAACAGACCTGACCTTAAGCTGGTTGTGATGAGTGCAACCTTAGAAGCTGAGAAGTTTCAGGAGTATTTTAGCGGTGCTCCTCTTATGAAAGTCCCTGGTAGACTTCATCCGGTTGAGATATTTTACACACAGGAGCCTGAGAGGGACTATCTTGAAGCTGCGATAAGGACTGTTGTTCAGATACATATGTCTGAGCCGCCTGGAGATGTTCTTGTTTTCTTAACTGGAGAGGAGGAGATAGAAGATGCCTGCCGTAAGATCAATAAAGAGGTCGGTAACCTTGGAGATCAAGTGGGTCCTGTCAAAGTTGTGCCTTTGTATTCTACTCTCCCTCCAGCGATGCAGCAGAAGATTTTCGACCCTGCACCAGAGCCAGTAACAGAAGGTGGTCCTGCTGGTAGAAAGATTGTTGTCTCAACCAACATCGCCGAAACATCTTTGACAATTGATGGGATTGTTTATGTTATTGACCCTGGTTTTGCCAAGCAGAAAGTCTACAACCCAAGGATCCGTGTTGAGTCATTGCTGGTGTCCCCGATTTCAAAGGCAAGTGCTCACCAGAGGTCAGGTCGTGCCGGTAGAACTCGCCCTGGAAAATGTTTCAGGCTCTACACAGAGAAGAGTTTCAACGATGATCTGCAGCCGCAGACGTATCCTGAGATATTGAGATCTAATCTTGCTAATACTGTCTTGACATTGAAAAAGCTGGGTATAGATGACTTGGTTCACTTTGATTTCATGGACCCTCCTGCTCCTGAGACACTGATGAGAGCATTAGAGGTTTTGAATTATCTTGGAGCATTGGATGATGAAGGTAACTTGACAAGGACTGGTGAGATAATGAGTGAGTTTCCCTTGGATCCACAGATGTCAAAGATGCTCATAGTCAGCCCTGAATTCAACTGTTCAAATGAGATTCTCTCAGTTTCTGCAATGTTATCAG TACCGAATTGCTTTGTTCGGCCTAGAGAGGCTCAAAAAGCAGCAGATGAAGCTAAATCTAAGTTTGGACACATTGATGGAGATCACCTGACGCTGCTAAACGTGTACCACGCCTACAAGCAGAACA ATGAGGACCCAAACTGGTGTTTTGAGAACTTTGTCAACAATAGAGCAATGAAGTCTGCAGACAATGTGAGGCAGCAGCTGGTGAGAATAATGTCGAGGTTTAATCTCAAGATGTGCAGCACGGATTTCAACAGCCGCGACTACTACGTCAATATCAGAAAGGCAATGCTTTCTGGCTATTTCATGCAGGTGGCTCACCTAGAACGCACTGGCCATTACTTGACCGTCAAAGATAACCAA GTGGTTCACTTGCATCCATCTAATTGCCTGGATCACAAACCAGAGTGGGTGATTTATAATGAATATGTCTTGACTACTCGCAATTTCATTCGCACTGTTACAGATATCCGCGGTGACTG GTTAGTAGATGTTGCACCGCATTACTATGATCTTTCCAACTTCCCCAACTGTGAGGCAAAACGAGTCCTTGAGAAGCTTtataagaagagagagagggtaAAGGACGAGAGCAAGAGCAGAAGGTGA
- the LOC108847518 gene encoding probable pre-mRNA-splicing factor ATP-dependent RNA helicase DEAH3 isoform X2, with the protein MGTERKRKVSLFDVMEDPSLSAKNNKSNVLGATSGSAAANLINKWNGKPYSQRYYDILEKRRDLPVWLQKDEFLRTLQSNQTLILVGETGSGKTTQIPQFVLDAVEAGKTDKHKKWLVGCTQPRRVAAMSVSRRVADEMDVTIGEEVGYSIRFEDCSGPRTMLKYLTDGMLLREAMADPLLERYKVIILDEAHERTLATDVLFGLLKEVLRNRPDLKLVVMSATLEAEKFQEYFSGAPLMKVPGRLHPVEIFYTQEPERDYLEAAIRTVVQIHMSEPPGDVLVFLTGEEEIEDACRKINKEVGNLGDQVGPVKVVPLYSTLPPAMQQKIFDPAPEPVTEGGPAGRKIVVSTNIAETSLTIDGIVYVIDPGFAKQKVYNPRIRVESLLVSPISKASAHQRSGRAGRTRPGKCFRLYTEKSFNDDLQPQTYPEILRSNLANTVLTLKKLGIDDLVHFDFMDPPAPETLMRALEVLNYLGALDDEGNLTRTGEIMSEFPLDPQMSKMLIVSPEFNCSNEILSVSAMLSVCQFSLKKMVSSLCRFYASADLFHGPILL; encoded by the exons ATGGGTACGGAGAGGAAGCGGAAGGTTAGTTTGTTCGATGTTATGGAAGATCCATCTCTTTCGGCGAAGAACAACAAATCCAACGTTCTCGGAGCTACGTCGGGGTCGGCGGCGGCTAATCTGATCAACAAATGGAACGGGAAGCCTTACTCGCAGAGGTACTACGATATTCTCGAGAAGAGGAGAGATCTTCCCGTTTGGCTGCAGAAAGATGAGTTTCTCCGTACGTTGCAATCTAACCAGACGCTCATCCTCGTCGGTGAGACTGGGAGTGGTAAAACTACTCAG ATTCCACAGTTTGTTTTAGATGCGGTGGAGGCTGGGAAGACAGATAAGCACAAGAAATGGTTAGTTGGCTGCACTCAGCCTCGTAGAGTCGCTGCTATGTCTGTGTCTCGTCGTGTTGCTGATGAAATGGATGTCACCATTGGAGAGGAAGTCGGTTACAGCATCCGTTTTGAGGACTGTAGTGGCCCTCGTACTATGCTCAA ATATTTGACTGATGGTATGCTGTTGAGAGAGGCAATGGCTGACCCACTTCTAGAGAGATACAAAGTTATTATTCTCGACGAAGCTCACGAAAGAACTTTGGCTACTGATGTGCTTTTTGGTCTCCTGAAAGAGGTTCTGAGGAACAGACCTGACCTTAAGCTGGTTGTGATGAGTGCAACCTTAGAAGCTGAGAAGTTTCAGGAGTATTTTAGCGGTGCTCCTCTTATGAAAGTCCCTGGTAGACTTCATCCGGTTGAGATATTTTACACACAGGAGCCTGAGAGGGACTATCTTGAAGCTGCGATAAGGACTGTTGTTCAGATACATATGTCTGAGCCGCCTGGAGATGTTCTTGTTTTCTTAACTGGAGAGGAGGAGATAGAAGATGCCTGCCGTAAGATCAATAAAGAGGTCGGTAACCTTGGAGATCAAGTGGGTCCTGTCAAAGTTGTGCCTTTGTATTCTACTCTCCCTCCAGCGATGCAGCAGAAGATTTTCGACCCTGCACCAGAGCCAGTAACAGAAGGTGGTCCTGCTGGTAGAAAGATTGTTGTCTCAACCAACATCGCCGAAACATCTTTGACAATTGATGGGATTGTTTATGTTATTGACCCTGGTTTTGCCAAGCAGAAAGTCTACAACCCAAGGATCCGTGTTGAGTCATTGCTGGTGTCCCCGATTTCAAAGGCAAGTGCTCACCAGAGGTCAGGTCGTGCCGGTAGAACTCGCCCTGGAAAATGTTTCAGGCTCTACACAGAGAAGAGTTTCAACGATGATCTGCAGCCGCAGACGTATCCTGAGATATTGAGATCTAATCTTGCTAATACTGTCTTGACATTGAAAAAGCTGGGTATAGATGACTTGGTTCACTTTGATTTCATGGACCCTCCTGCTCCTGAGACACTGATGAGAGCATTAGAGGTTTTGAATTATCTTGGAGCATTGGATGATGAAGGTAACTTGACAAGGACTGGTGAGATAATGAGTGAGTTTCCCTTGGATCCACAGATGTCAAAGATGCTCATAGTCAGCCCTGAATTCAACTGTTCAAATGAGATTCTCTCAGTTTCTGCAATGTTATCAG TTTGTCAGTTTTCTCTCAAGAAAATGGTATCGTCTCTCTGTCGCTTCTATGCATCTGCTGACCTCTTCCATGGACCTATTCTGTTATGA